The Phycisphaerales bacterium genome includes a region encoding these proteins:
- a CDS encoding TIGR03790 family protein, translating to MGMRTANRRTFIVALWGGAAAAGLAFAGGSPENVLLIIDPSNPDALHIGNYYRSVRNIPDRNVLYMRPGAVDIATFAAENRAAFLGTLAHAQLETHIDYVVIAPTNDYFVSIPAGTVYGTGCEDIGAPVRRISISGAYYLTHRLDEVLAGALNVEAGNGYYTALTDIRAFNGQVAWLGGFPSTSANARRYVLAALLGYTGSQGNTVEQLRTMIDRSNAADGALPSGTYYFMNNTADPDRNVRAAAGQYTTAAASINNNGGFAQILTGTLPTGQHDVLGIMTGAASLNIVSGNFTLLLGAFCEHLTSFAARFDTTSQSKVSAWITKGASGSWGAVEEPCNYLGKFPHARMHYLYFRGLSLGEAVYRTVQFLPFQMLLYGDPVTRPFGRLPNVAVAGLPATPASGFLTLIPAATSPDLGAQITQFDLFIDGVLTATVPPGGNFELDTRELSDGFHDVRVLAYDNRLWRSTGRWLGSLWVDNRSRGVTVTGPSNGALTTALTFDLVSTGTTPRELRLVHNGRVLAAAPETSTATFTVYGHTLGAGPSQVFGEAYYVDGTTVRSLPQPVAISATASAPVATGPVAFGYTRRVAVTAPLILELPAAYDRPPGTLVYTLLSVPAQAEVVDTHNGPFRLVRPQAGARGRDTLDFRVTDPTTGAFADATIVLDYGLRPGDMNCDGLVNFADISGFIAAIKAGGPEGWPIDCPWLHGDMNGDGLVNFADISGFIAALKG from the coding sequence ATGGGCATGAGGACGGCAAACCGCCGTACGTTCATCGTTGCGCTCTGGGGAGGCGCTGCCGCCGCCGGGCTGGCTTTCGCCGGGGGCAGCCCGGAAAATGTGCTCCTGATCATCGATCCTTCGAACCCGGATGCGTTGCACATCGGCAATTATTACCGGTCAGTACGAAACATTCCGGATCGAAATGTGCTTTATATGCGCCCGGGAGCGGTCGATATCGCTACTTTTGCCGCCGAGAACCGCGCTGCTTTTCTTGGTACTCTCGCGCACGCTCAACTCGAGACCCACATCGACTACGTGGTCATCGCGCCGACAAATGACTACTTCGTTTCCATCCCGGCCGGCACGGTCTACGGCACCGGGTGCGAGGATATCGGCGCGCCGGTACGGCGTATCTCGATTTCCGGGGCCTACTACCTCACCCACCGTTTGGATGAGGTGTTGGCGGGAGCCCTGAACGTCGAGGCCGGCAACGGTTACTACACGGCTTTGACGGATATCCGGGCATTCAATGGGCAGGTGGCCTGGCTCGGCGGCTTTCCGAGTACCTCGGCCAACGCCCGGCGGTATGTGCTCGCGGCGCTGCTGGGCTACACCGGCAGCCAGGGCAACACCGTCGAGCAACTGCGAACCATGATCGATCGTTCGAACGCCGCGGACGGAGCCCTGCCTTCCGGCACATATTACTTCATGAACAATACGGCCGATCCGGACCGCAATGTACGTGCGGCCGCGGGGCAGTACACCACCGCCGCTGCTTCCATCAACAACAATGGCGGGTTTGCCCAGATCCTGACCGGCACGCTGCCCACCGGCCAGCACGATGTGCTGGGAATCATGACCGGGGCCGCATCATTGAACATTGTCAGCGGCAATTTCACGCTGTTGCTCGGTGCATTCTGCGAGCACTTGACGAGTTTCGCCGCGCGTTTTGATACGACCAGCCAGAGCAAGGTGTCGGCTTGGATTACAAAAGGGGCGAGCGGTTCGTGGGGGGCAGTCGAAGAACCCTGCAATTATCTCGGGAAGTTCCCCCATGCCCGCATGCACTACTTGTACTTCCGCGGGTTGTCGCTCGGTGAAGCGGTGTACCGGACCGTGCAGTTCCTGCCGTTTCAGATGCTGCTGTATGGAGATCCGGTCACGCGTCCCTTCGGACGCCTGCCCAATGTCGCCGTCGCCGGACTGCCGGCAACGCCCGCGAGTGGTTTTCTGACACTGATTCCGGCCGCAACGTCTCCTGACCTGGGCGCGCAGATCACGCAGTTCGACTTGTTCATTGATGGGGTGCTCACCGCGACGGTGCCACCCGGCGGGAACTTTGAGCTGGACACTCGGGAGTTGTCCGATGGCTTCCATGACGTACGCGTGCTGGCGTACGACAACCGCCTGTGGCGCTCCACGGGGCGCTGGCTCGGCAGTCTGTGGGTAGACAATCGCAGCCGCGGTGTGACGGTAACGGGGCCATCCAATGGAGCACTCACCACCGCGCTGACATTTGACCTCGTGTCCACCGGTACGACACCCCGCGAGCTGCGCCTCGTGCACAATGGGCGCGTGCTGGCCGCAGCGCCGGAAACCAGCACTGCGACGTTCACCGTCTATGGGCACACGCTCGGGGCCGGACCGTCGCAGGTTTTCGGCGAAGCGTACTACGTCGACGGCACCACGGTGCGGAGCTTGCCGCAGCCCGTCGCCATATCGGCAACCGCGAGTGCTCCCGTGGCCACAGGTCCCGTGGCCTTCGGCTACACGCGCCGGGTAGCCGTTACGGCGCCACTGATCCTTGAATTGCCGGCGGCGTACGACCGGCCGCCCGGCACGCTGGTATACACCCTGCTATCCGTCCCGGCACAAGCCGAGGTGGTTGATACGCATAACGGACCCTTCCGCCTCGTGCGGCCCCAGGCCGGTGCCCGGGGACGCGACACGCTGGACTTCCGCGTCACCGATCCGACCACGGGCGCCTTCGCCGATGCGACGATCGTGCTCGATTATGGTTTGCGGCCGGGCGACATGAATTGTGATGGACTGGTCAATTTCGCGGACATCAGCGGATTTATTGCGGCCATCAAGGCGGGCGGGCCGGAGGGCTGGCCGATCGACTGCCCCTGGCTGCACGGAGACATGAACGGGGATGGGCTGGTGAATTTCGCTGATATCTCCGGGTTCATTGCGGCGCTCAAAGGGTAG
- a CDS encoding sigma-70 family RNA polymerase sigma factor, whose protein sequence is MTGKPHRSEREPPAPVVRPPSPIPAQVAEARQSAVLADLDTQLMLQVRGGDRDAAGALIRRNTERVARYISRLVRDERTVEDLTQDVFLQALRQAERYEPTARVSTWLYRIATNTALNYLKRPSVRQRPMLEERDTFDVPDCRLAPPDRQMSLDELRDRVAAAIDSLPVNQRIALTLFQYEDCSYEQIAEVLNVTIEAVRSLLTRARTSLRTALGDLMQPE, encoded by the coding sequence ATGACCGGCAAGCCGCATCGGTCCGAGCGTGAGCCGCCTGCGCCTGTGGTGCGCCCTCCGTCACCGATACCGGCACAGGTGGCGGAAGCCCGACAGAGTGCGGTTTTAGCCGACCTTGATACGCAACTGATGCTCCAGGTGCGCGGCGGGGATCGCGACGCCGCCGGCGCGCTGATTCGCCGCAACACAGAGCGTGTGGCGCGCTATATCAGTCGCCTCGTGCGCGATGAGCGTACCGTAGAAGACCTGACCCAGGATGTCTTCCTGCAAGCCCTGCGACAAGCCGAGCGCTACGAGCCCACAGCGCGCGTCTCGACCTGGCTCTATCGCATTGCGACCAACACCGCCCTGAATTACCTGAAACGCCCGAGCGTTCGGCAGCGCCCCATGTTGGAGGAGCGCGACACCTTCGACGTGCCGGATTGCCGGTTGGCGCCTCCCGATCGCCAGATGTCGCTCGATGAGCTCCGGGACCGCGTCGCTGCGGCAATTGACAGCTTGCCCGTGAACCAGCGGATCGCCCTGACACTCTTCCAGTATGAGGACTGCTCCTACGAGCAGATCGCCGAAGTGCTGAACGTCACGATCGAGGCCGTGCGCAGTCTTCTGACCCGGGCGCGGACAAGTCTGCGGACTGCGCTCGGAGAC
- a CDS encoding type II and III secretion system protein family protein: MRPQFLIAESRRRAAGLVAGMLALFAAAPRAAAQDAAPEVAFTVRQAQNGAQMITVPVNQGALVDFNLPVSDVRIANPEIADAVMTTPNQLLIQGRAFGTTQLIVVVDGGHEKAFTVAVDLDLERLAASIRTTVPRAKVDVSALLDAVVLTGTVPDTDSAERIMQVANIYSPRVINHMRVAGVYQVLLRCTVAEVNRSATRQLGFNGWMAGANFPSMFMSSNLAGINPVDISAAAGFNVQGPIPFGTNSMNVGPAPTLTFGFPDMQMQVFIRALRENGLLQVLAEPNLVTISGQEASFLAGGEYPVPVAQRDSVTVEFREFGVRLNFLPAVLSDQLIRLQVAPEVSEPDFSTAVTIGGFVVPGLIQRRVETVVEIGPGQTFAIGGLLSEKTRASSAKVPGLGDVPVLGALFSSVDYQSNETELVILVTPELVAPLNPDQVTYLPGTDHIAPNDWELFVLSKLEGEGDPRTKPADDETPDPQPAAARLRATRDAWAGLRLRGPYGPAAGPEGL; this comes from the coding sequence ATGAGACCCCAATTTCTAATCGCCGAATCTCGCCGCCGCGCGGCCGGCCTCGTGGCCGGCATGCTGGCGCTGTTCGCAGCCGCGCCACGCGCGGCGGCCCAAGACGCCGCACCGGAGGTGGCGTTCACTGTGCGCCAAGCCCAGAACGGTGCACAGATGATCACCGTGCCGGTGAATCAGGGCGCTTTGGTGGACTTCAACCTGCCGGTCAGTGACGTTCGCATCGCGAATCCCGAGATTGCGGACGCGGTCATGACCACGCCCAACCAGCTCCTGATCCAGGGCCGGGCCTTCGGCACGACACAGTTGATCGTCGTGGTCGATGGCGGTCATGAGAAGGCGTTCACGGTAGCGGTGGACCTCGACCTCGAGCGGCTCGCGGCGAGCATTCGCACGACGGTGCCGCGCGCGAAGGTGGATGTTTCCGCCCTGCTCGACGCGGTCGTGCTGACGGGCACGGTCCCCGACACGGACTCGGCTGAGCGGATCATGCAGGTGGCGAACATCTACTCGCCGCGCGTGATCAACCATATGCGAGTCGCCGGGGTGTACCAGGTATTGTTGCGCTGCACGGTGGCGGAGGTGAATCGCTCCGCCACGCGGCAACTCGGCTTCAACGGCTGGATGGCCGGGGCCAACTTCCCGAGCATGTTCATGTCCAGCAACCTCGCCGGCATCAACCCGGTGGATATCAGTGCCGCCGCGGGCTTCAATGTTCAGGGCCCGATCCCCTTCGGTACGAACAGCATGAACGTCGGCCCTGCGCCGACCCTCACGTTCGGCTTTCCTGACATGCAGATGCAGGTCTTCATCCGCGCGCTGCGCGAGAACGGTCTCCTGCAGGTGCTGGCCGAGCCCAACCTGGTCACGATCAGCGGTCAGGAAGCGAGCTTTCTCGCGGGTGGGGAATACCCCGTCCCGGTCGCACAGCGTGACTCCGTCACGGTGGAGTTCCGCGAGTTCGGCGTGCGGCTCAATTTCCTGCCGGCCGTGCTCAGCGACCAGCTCATCCGTCTGCAGGTGGCGCCGGAAGTGAGTGAACCGGACTTCAGCACCGCCGTCACCATCGGCGGCTTCGTGGTGCCGGGGCTCATCCAGCGCCGCGTCGAGACGGTGGTCGAGATCGGCCCCGGACAGACGTTCGCCATCGGCGGATTACTCAGCGAGAAGACCCGCGCCAGCAGCGCGAAGGTGCCGGGCCTGGGTGACGTACCGGTGCTCGGTGCGCTCTTCAGCTCGGTCGATTATCAGTCCAACGAAACGGAACTCGTGATCCTGGTAACGCCGGAGCTCGTGGCTCCGTTGAATCCGGATCAGGTGACGTACCTCCCGGGTACCGACCACATCGCCCCGAACGACTGGGAGCTGTTCGTGCTCAGCAAGCTCGAGGGCGAGGGTGATCCGCGGACCAAGCCGGCGGACGATGAAACGCCGGATCCACAACCCGCGGCCGCACGTCTGCGGGCGACGCGGGACGCGTGGGCAGGACTGCGGTTGCGTGGGCCCTACGGCCCGGCAGCCGGCCCGGAGGGCTTGTAA
- a CDS encoding CpaF family protein: MTDAPPLADRPAPPPPPPRATPTAGDRPPAPPAAASTPPAGPRKPIAPAAPGPVTPKVPPPTKPRRDPVEDERARRFGELKVEIHRKLVDQLDMTKLAQNVTDEIREQVREIVSALCDESDSLLNFSEKQRLTQEILDETFGLGPLESLLKDPAISDILINGPKQVYIERAGRLEMTDVKFKDNSHLLHVIDKIVSPLGRRCDEVCPMVDARLKDGSRVNAIIPPLAIDGPSVSIRRFGADPITWQDYYRYKSCAPEVGAFLEACVHAGLNILIAGGTGSGKTTLLNNLSTFIPEDERIVTIEDAAELQLRQPHVVRLETRPANIEGKGRITIRDLLINALRMRPDRIVVGECRGGETLDMLQAMNTGHEGSMTTIHANNTRDAVQRVETMVMMAGFELPTRAIRQQFASAVNLIVQAARLTGGPRKIIAVTEVQGMEGDVVTMQDLFKFEQDGVGPQGKAYGRLVSTGVRPGFLDRIKASGAHVDNDWFQARDLVVDEV, encoded by the coding sequence ATGACGGACGCACCGCCACTCGCGGATCGCCCGGCGCCCCCGCCGCCGCCGCCCCGTGCGACACCGACCGCCGGTGACCGCCCCCCAGCGCCTCCGGCCGCGGCCAGCACCCCTCCGGCCGGTCCCCGTAAGCCGATCGCCCCGGCCGCACCGGGCCCCGTGACTCCGAAAGTGCCGCCCCCGACGAAACCGCGGCGGGATCCGGTGGAGGACGAACGCGCCCGGCGTTTCGGCGAGTTGAAGGTCGAAATTCACCGCAAGCTGGTCGACCAGCTCGACATGACCAAGCTGGCGCAGAACGTCACGGATGAGATCCGCGAGCAGGTGCGCGAGATCGTCAGCGCGCTGTGCGACGAGTCCGACTCGCTGCTGAATTTCAGCGAGAAACAGCGCCTGACGCAGGAAATCCTCGACGAGACGTTCGGCCTCGGGCCGCTCGAATCGCTGCTCAAGGATCCGGCAATCTCGGACATCCTGATCAACGGCCCGAAGCAGGTCTACATCGAGCGCGCCGGCCGCCTGGAGATGACCGACGTCAAGTTCAAGGACAACAGCCACCTGCTGCACGTGATCGACAAGATCGTCTCGCCGCTCGGGCGGCGGTGCGACGAGGTTTGCCCGATGGTGGACGCGCGGCTCAAGGATGGCAGCCGCGTGAACGCCATCATTCCGCCGCTGGCAATCGACGGCCCCTCGGTTTCGATTCGACGCTTCGGAGCCGACCCGATCACCTGGCAGGATTACTACCGGTACAAGTCTTGTGCTCCCGAAGTCGGCGCCTTTCTCGAGGCCTGCGTGCATGCCGGCCTGAACATCCTGATCGCAGGCGGTACGGGCTCGGGCAAGACGACCCTGCTCAACAACCTATCGACGTTCATCCCCGAGGATGAGCGCATCGTGACCATCGAGGATGCCGCCGAATTGCAACTGCGCCAGCCCCACGTGGTGCGGCTGGAGACGCGGCCGGCGAACATCGAAGGCAAGGGGCGTATCACGATCCGCGACCTGCTGATCAACGCCCTGCGCATGCGGCCCGACCGCATCGTCGTCGGCGAGTGCCGCGGTGGTGAGACCCTCGACATGCTGCAGGCGATGAACACCGGGCACGAAGGTTCGATGACGACGATTCACGCCAACAACACGCGTGACGCGGTGCAGCGCGTCGAGACCATGGTGATGATGGCGGGCTTCGAGCTGCCGACCCGGGCGATCCGCCAGCAGTTCGCCTCGGCGGTGAATCTCATCGTGCAGGCGGCCCGCCTGACGGGCGGCCCGCGCAAGATTATTGCCGTGACGGAGGTACAGGGGATGGAAGGCGACGTGGTCACCATGCAGGACCTGTTCAAGTTCGAACAGGACGGCGTGGGGCCACAGGGCAAGGCGTACGGGCGGCTCGTGTCGACCGGCGTACGGCCTGGTTTCCTCGACCGGATCAAGGCCTCGGGCGCGCACGTGGACAACGACTGGTTCCAGGCGCGCGACCTGGTCGTAGACGAAGTGTGA
- a CDS encoding VWA domain-containing protein has product MQWQKKHMRRHRKRAAAVAQVAVCSTVILGMGALVIDIGAMYTAQTELQVAADAAALAAASQLAGLDGSDPRTKALEAAGTYAQLNQPVGLAVQVFPDDLEFGRSEYNPNTERFRFQEGGGPFDSVRVTLRHAPDSSRLKLPFLFAPILGAKSTQLEARAAAVFIPRDIAVVIDLSNSMNYDSQLRYWNRTDGGYSNLRDIWCALDGPEPQRPYLPSAVVDETEYADDTGPTFGYMTEWGAPLQPTNPGRYNHTSDPGLTYIRRNYSQSASVFGPKLSAAGYNASEQSALLSSSNDGTATHFVNRTGVLLGLAQWRSGKSGAAYPGGGNGDNVLANSEMVWLPNPPFAKSWNWSTFINYQQGSTAMFRYYYGLKTFTNFLLDNQPRPTQTEGLWATPQQPLRATKDAVLVLADVIDSLESLDQLSLEVYGRYAAHEIDLTDDLYRVPNRLYQRQTAHYDTTTNIGGGMYHAIASLLYSETARRASSKIMVLMSDGLPNEQDTRGSLSLIDQMDPPAGSPQSWGSGGSAPSDYALAMARIAANNKIRIFTVSVGSGSDRSLMQSIAAIGGGQEFYADGTPEEYTKQLEDIFRSLGGKRPVALIE; this is encoded by the coding sequence ATGCAATGGCAGAAAAAACACATGCGCCGGCACCGGAAACGGGCGGCCGCAGTCGCGCAGGTCGCGGTCTGCTCGACTGTGATTCTCGGAATGGGTGCGCTGGTGATCGACATCGGCGCGATGTACACGGCACAGACGGAGTTGCAGGTCGCGGCCGACGCTGCGGCACTCGCAGCGGCATCGCAACTGGCCGGTCTGGACGGCAGTGATCCACGGACCAAGGCGCTCGAGGCAGCCGGTACGTATGCCCAACTGAACCAACCCGTCGGGTTGGCGGTGCAAGTCTTCCCGGATGACCTGGAGTTCGGGCGGTCCGAATACAACCCGAATACCGAGCGCTTTCGCTTCCAGGAAGGTGGTGGCCCCTTCGATTCGGTCCGCGTGACGCTGCGGCATGCGCCGGATTCGTCACGGCTGAAGCTGCCATTCCTGTTCGCGCCGATCCTCGGAGCCAAAAGCACGCAACTCGAAGCCCGCGCCGCGGCGGTCTTCATCCCGCGTGATATCGCGGTCGTCATCGACCTGTCGAACTCGATGAACTACGACAGCCAGTTGCGTTACTGGAATCGCACGGACGGCGGTTATTCAAACCTGCGTGACATCTGGTGCGCGCTGGACGGGCCGGAACCACAGCGCCCATATCTGCCTTCGGCCGTGGTGGACGAGACGGAGTACGCGGACGATACGGGTCCGACCTTCGGTTACATGACCGAGTGGGGCGCCCCGCTGCAACCGACGAACCCCGGTCGCTACAACCACACGAGCGACCCCGGCTTGACCTACATTCGCCGGAATTACTCGCAGAGTGCCTCGGTGTTCGGCCCGAAACTGTCCGCCGCGGGCTACAACGCCTCGGAGCAGTCGGCCCTGTTGTCCAGCTCGAATGATGGGACCGCAACGCACTTCGTGAACCGCACCGGCGTGCTGCTGGGACTGGCCCAGTGGCGCAGCGGCAAGAGTGGCGCGGCCTATCCCGGCGGCGGTAACGGTGACAACGTCCTCGCCAACAGCGAGATGGTCTGGCTGCCGAATCCTCCGTTTGCCAAGAGCTGGAATTGGTCAACGTTCATCAACTATCAGCAGGGTAGTACCGCAATGTTCCGCTACTACTACGGGCTGAAGACCTTCACCAATTTCCTGCTCGACAACCAGCCGCGACCGACGCAGACCGAGGGCCTGTGGGCCACGCCGCAGCAGCCGCTGCGCGCGACCAAGGATGCGGTGTTGGTGTTGGCTGACGTGATCGATTCGCTGGAGAGTCTGGACCAGCTTTCACTCGAGGTGTACGGCCGTTACGCCGCCCACGAGATCGACCTCACGGACGACCTCTACCGGGTGCCGAACCGGCTCTACCAGCGTCAGACGGCCCATTACGACACCACGACGAACATTGGTGGCGGCATGTACCACGCGATTGCATCGCTGCTGTACTCGGAGACCGCCCGCCGTGCATCTTCAAAGATCATGGTCCTGATGTCGGACGGCCTGCCGAACGAGCAGGATACCCGTGGCAGTCTGTCCCTGATTGACCAGATGGACCCGCCGGCAGGCAGCCCGCAGAGCTGGGGCAGCGGCGGCAGCGCGCCATCGGACTACGCCCTGGCCATGGCCCGAATTGCGGCCAACAACAAGATCCGCATTTTTACCGTCAGCGTGGGTTCGGGTTCGGATCGCTCGCTGATGCAAAGTATTGCCGCGATCGGCGGTGGGCAGGAGTTCTACGCGGACGGGACGCCCGAAGAGTACACCAAGCAGTTGGAGGATATTTTCCGGTCGCTTGGAGGCAAGCGGCCCGTGGCCCTGATCGAGTAA
- a CDS encoding type II secretion system F family protein has protein sequence MLVNLIILSVLTVLAVGLIVYSLWPKSGIDAGAVKRRLGGRRGTDEEALIRDQAKATASNSIVRKATPMFAKLVMPVSEEQLSNLRLKLANAGFRQPQAQTLFLGSKTFCALVGLVLGLFAAIAYGWSATMIASAAAFAAGAGLMIPDFWLSMSISSRQQKIRHGLPDTLDLLVVSVESGLALDAAFKRVGEEMSPVHPELSEELRIATAETQMGIRRNESLENMARRTGLDEVRNLVSVVVQAEKFGTSIARALRNQADALRVKRRQAAEEKAQKTAVKLMIPLVLFIFPAIGVVVAGPAAISAVRAWQENPNLGG, from the coding sequence ATGCTCGTCAACCTGATCATCCTCAGCGTGCTCACCGTGCTCGCGGTTGGACTGATCGTCTACAGTCTCTGGCCCAAAAGCGGCATTGACGCCGGCGCCGTCAAGCGCCGCCTCGGTGGGCGCCGCGGAACCGATGAAGAGGCCCTGATTCGCGACCAGGCCAAGGCCACCGCTTCGAACAGTATCGTGCGCAAAGCCACGCCGATGTTCGCCAAGCTGGTCATGCCAGTCTCGGAGGAGCAACTTTCGAACCTGCGCCTCAAGCTTGCGAATGCGGGCTTCCGGCAACCGCAGGCCCAGACTCTCTTCCTCGGCAGCAAGACCTTCTGCGCACTCGTCGGGCTTGTACTCGGGCTGTTCGCAGCCATTGCCTACGGATGGAGCGCCACGATGATCGCCAGCGCGGCCGCCTTTGCCGCCGGCGCCGGCCTGATGATTCCCGACTTCTGGTTGAGCATGTCGATCAGCAGTCGGCAGCAGAAAATCCGCCACGGGCTCCCGGATACGCTCGACTTGCTGGTGGTTTCGGTGGAGTCCGGCCTGGCGCTCGACGCCGCCTTCAAGCGCGTCGGGGAGGAGATGTCACCCGTGCACCCCGAGCTGTCGGAAGAGCTCCGGATCGCCACGGCCGAGACACAGATGGGCATTCGCCGCAACGAGTCGCTCGAAAACATGGCGCGGCGCACCGGACTCGACGAGGTGCGCAACCTGGTGTCCGTCGTCGTACAGGCAGAGAAATTCGGCACGAGCATCGCCCGCGCCCTGCGGAACCAAGCCGATGCGCTGCGCGTCAAACGCCGTCAGGCCGCGGAAGAAAAAGCCCAGAAGACGGCGGTGAAGCTGATGATCCCATTGGTGCTGTTCATCTTCCCCGCGATCGGGGTGGTGGTGGCCGGTCCGGCCGCAATCAGTGCCGTGCGGGCATGGCAGGAGAATCCGAACCTCGGTGGCTAA
- a CDS encoding type II secretion system F family protein, translating into MIPMSLAFDPGTALTGGLLILLPLLGAVLLSYGVAQVAFDLRANDKKRVQKRLRGAPRTSEDRLDFTQFRKQTAEATGALARAFTRLSFTARLQRTLEQANLPWSASQTLVNLTAVASILLAALLVFGISPLVAGGVAAGVFILPLVYFGRCRNKRLTKLSNQLPDVFELLSQALRAGNSLASAMQVVAKQLPDPAGTEFGRVFHEQNLGLKIEDALRNMADRVDLLDVRFFVTAVLIQRQVGGDLAEVLDKISSVIRERIQLFGTVQALTAEGRLSGYVLLALPVLVFFILMYVNPEYMSMLLIDPTGKMLLTVAVVMQLMGWALIKKIVNIKV; encoded by the coding sequence ATGATTCCCATGTCGCTGGCATTCGACCCGGGCACGGCACTGACGGGCGGACTGCTCATTCTGCTGCCCCTGCTGGGTGCCGTCTTGCTGTCCTACGGCGTCGCCCAGGTGGCCTTCGACCTGCGCGCCAACGACAAGAAGCGGGTGCAGAAGCGCCTCCGCGGTGCCCCGCGCACCAGCGAAGACCGGCTCGACTTCACCCAGTTTCGCAAGCAGACCGCCGAAGCCACCGGGGCCCTCGCGCGGGCCTTCACGCGCCTGAGCTTTACCGCCCGGCTGCAGCGCACGCTGGAACAGGCGAACCTGCCGTGGTCCGCCTCGCAGACACTCGTGAACCTGACCGCTGTGGCCAGCATCCTGCTGGCGGCCCTGCTGGTCTTTGGCATCAGCCCGCTCGTCGCCGGCGGAGTCGCCGCGGGCGTGTTCATCCTGCCGCTGGTCTACTTCGGACGCTGCCGCAACAAGCGGCTCACGAAGCTCAGCAACCAGTTGCCCGACGTCTTCGAGTTGCTCAGCCAGGCCCTGCGTGCCGGCAACTCACTGGCGAGCGCCATGCAGGTCGTCGCCAAGCAGCTCCCCGACCCGGCCGGCACCGAATTCGGGCGTGTCTTTCACGAACAGAACCTCGGCCTGAAGATCGAGGATGCCCTGCGCAACATGGCGGATCGCGTCGACCTGCTCGATGTGCGGTTCTTCGTGACGGCCGTACTCATTCAGCGGCAGGTCGGCGGCGACCTGGCCGAGGTGCTCGACAAGATCAGCTCGGTGATTCGCGAGCGCATCCAGCTCTTCGGCACGGTGCAGGCCCTGACGGCCGAGGGGCGGCTCTCGGGCTACGTGCTGCTCGCGTTGCCGGTGCTGGTATTCTTCATTCTGATGTACGTGAACCCGGAGTACATGAGCATGCTCCTGATCGACCCGACCGGCAAAATGCTGCTGACGGTGGCGGTCGTGATGCAGCTCATGGGTTGGGCGCTGATCAAGAAGATCGTCAACATCAAGGTCTGA
- a CDS encoding response regulator, with translation MNKAVRVIVVNTDEEAAPELRALLLSIEGVKIVAEIDEPALVEQALNQFSADVLLLHLDPHPAVMMEAITPLITARKDQLAAIAMTEDRDAELVMRAMRAGMREFLWKPFPPEQLADLLRRIGSEAPSAGRRAGRLIPVVGCCGGVGVTMIATNLAAELAQLPDWAEGEKPRVAIVDLDFRFGQVAMFLDAQANYTIADLCDSPEHIERQMIDRVMVKHASGLHVLAHPADIEQAERISAAQCAGVLAALQEHYDFVVTDGPIRFDPTARAVFDMTDTYLLVLQLLVPPVRNADRLLNELRRGGYNLDHVRLVCNRFGREAAYLEPTDVEATLNRKIAWTLPDEWKTASTATNVGAPLLDCAPKSRLRQAYQQMAREIAGVVPEPGTGPSGEPQKKGLFSLFGS, from the coding sequence TTGAACAAGGCCGTGCGTGTCATCGTCGTGAACACCGACGAAGAAGCAGCGCCGGAGCTGCGCGCCCTCCTCCTGAGCATCGAGGGTGTCAAGATCGTCGCCGAAATCGACGAGCCGGCCCTGGTCGAGCAGGCGTTGAACCAGTTCAGCGCCGATGTGCTCCTGCTGCACCTCGACCCGCACCCGGCCGTCATGATGGAGGCGATCACGCCCCTGATCACGGCCCGCAAGGATCAGCTTGCCGCCATCGCCATGACCGAGGACCGCGACGCGGAACTCGTCATGCGGGCGATGCGGGCGGGCATGCGGGAGTTCCTCTGGAAGCCGTTTCCGCCCGAGCAATTGGCCGACCTGCTGCGCCGCATCGGCAGTGAGGCACCCTCCGCAGGCCGGCGCGCCGGACGCTTGATCCCGGTGGTCGGCTGCTGCGGCGGCGTGGGGGTGACCATGATCGCCACCAATCTCGCGGCGGAACTCGCGCAACTCCCGGACTGGGCCGAGGGCGAGAAACCCCGTGTTGCGATCGTGGACCTCGACTTCCGGTTCGGGCAGGTGGCGATGTTTCTCGACGCGCAGGCCAACTACACCATCGCCGACCTCTGTGATTCGCCCGAGCATATCGAACGGCAGATGATCGACCGTGTCATGGTGAAGCATGCCAGCGGACTGCACGTGCTGGCGCACCCGGCCGACATCGAACAGGCCGAACGCATCAGTGCCGCGCAGTGTGCCGGCGTGCTGGCCGCTCTGCAGGAACACTACGACTTCGTGGTGACCGACGGACCGATCCGGTTCGATCCGACCGCGCGGGCGGTGTTTGACATGACCGACACCTATCTGCTGGTGCTGCAACTGCTGGTACCGCCGGTGCGTAACGCCGACCGGCTGCTCAATGAGCTGCGGCGCGGTGGTTACAACCTGGATCACGTGCGGCTGGTGTGCAACCGGTTCGGACGGGAGGCCGCGTACCTCGAACCGACGGACGTCGAGGCGACGCTGAACCGCAAGATTGCGTGGACCTTGCCCGACGAATGGAAGACCGCCAGTACGGCGACGAATGTCGGCGCGCCGTTGCTCGACTGCGCACCGAAATCACGCCTGCGGCAGGCGTACCAGCAAATGGCCCGCGAGATCGCCGGGGTGGTCCCGGAACCGGGCACCGGTCCCAGCGGGGAGCCGCAGAAGAAGGGCCTGTTCTCGCTGTTCGGTAGTTAA